A genomic window from Leishmania major strain Friedlin complete genome, chromosome 18 includes:
- the H1A-2 gene encoding putative P-type H+-ATPase encodes MSSKKYQLDAAAFEDKPESQSDEEMTPQKPQRRQSVLSKAVSEHDERATGPATDLLPPSKGLTTEEAEELLTKYGRNELPEKKTPSWLIYVRGLWGPMPAALWIAIIIEFALENWPDGAILLAIQIANATIGWYETIKAGDAVAALKNSLKPIATVYRDSKWQQIDAAVLVPGDLVKLASGSAVPADCSINEGVIDVDEAALTGESLPVTMGPEHMPKMGSNVVRGEVEGTVQYTGSLTFFGKTAALLQSVESDLGNIHVILRRVMFSLCAISFLLCMCCFIYLLARFYETFRHALQFAVVVLVVSIPIALEIVVTTTLAVGSKHLSKHKIIVTKLSAIEMMSGVNMLCSDKTGTLTLNKMEIQEQCFTFEEGNDLKSTLVLAALAAKWREPPRDALDTMVLGAADLDECDNYQQLNFVPFDPTTKRTAATLVDRRSGEKFDVTKGAPHVILQMVYNQDEINDEVVDIIDSLAARGVRCLSVAKTDQQGRWHMAGILTFLDPPRPDTKDTIRRSKEYGVDVKMITGDHLLIAKEMCRMLDLDPNILTADKLPQIKDANDLPEDLGEKYGDMMLSVGGFAQVFPEHKFMIVETLRQRGYTCAMTGDGVNDAPALKRADVGIAVHGATDAARAAADMVLTEPGLSVVVEAMLVSREVFQRMLSFLTYRISATLQLVCFFFIACFSLTPKAYGSVDPHFQFFHLPVLMFMLITLLNDGCLMTIGYDHVIPSERPQKWNLPVVFVSASILAAVACGSSLMLLWIGLEGYSSQYYENSWFRHLGLAQLPQGKLVTMMYLKISISDFLTLFSSRTGGHFFFSMAPSPILFCGAIISLLVSTMAASFWHKSRPDNVLTEGLAWGQTNAEKLLPLWVWIYCIVWWIVQDVVKVLAHICMDAVDLFGCVSEASGSGPIKPYSDGTEGNGVAPVKKSAATSAEKALNLSVSSASHKALEGMREDTHVPNEGASPVNVYVSRDKQ; translated from the coding sequence ATGAGCTCCAAAAAGTACCAGCTGGACGCTGCCGCGTTCGAGGACAAGCCCGAGAGCCAGTCCGATGAGGAGATGACCCCACAGAAgcctcagcgccgccagtCTGTGCTGTCGAAGGCCGTGAGCGAGCATGATGAGCGCGCGACGGGGCCCGCGACAGACCTGCTACCGCCGTCGAAGGGCTTGAcgacagaggaggcggaggagctgctgacgAAGTACGGGCGCAACGAGCTGCCGGAGAAGAAGACGCCGAGCTGGCTGATCTATGTGCGCGGTCTGTGGGGCCCGATGCCTGCCGCGCTGTGGATTGCAATCATCATCGAGTTTGCGCTGGAGAACTGGCCCGACGGCGCCATCCTGCTCGCCATCCAGATCGCGAACGCGACGATTGGGTGGTACGAGACGATCAAGgccggcgacgccgttgctgccCTGAAGAACTCGCTGAAGCCGATCGCGACTGTGTACCGCGACTCGAAGTGGCAGCAGATTgacgcagcggtgctggtgcctgGCGACCTTGTGAAGCTTGCTTCTGGCTCCGCGGTGCCTGCGGACTGCAGCATCAACGAGGGCGTGATCGACGTGGACGAGGCTGCGCTAACGGGTGAGTCGCTGCCCGTGACGATGGGCCCGGAGCACATGCCGAAGATGGGGTCGAACGTTGTGCgcggcgaggtggagggcaCGGTGCAGTACACCGGCTCGCTGACGTTCTTCGGAAAaaccgccgcgctgctgcagtctGTGGAGTCGGATCTGGGCAACATCCACGTGATTCTCAGGCGTGTGATGTTCTCGCTGTGCGCGATCTCGTTCCTGCTGTGCATGTGCTGCTTCATCTACCTGCTGGCAAGGTTCTACGAGACGTtccgccacgcgctgcagttcgcggtggtggtgctggtggtgtcGATCCCGATTGCCCTGGAGATTGtggtgacgacgacgctggcggtggGGTCGAAGCACCTGTCGAAGCACAAGATCATCGTGACGAAGCTGTCGGCGATCGAGATGATGTCCGGCGTGAACATGCTGTGCTCGGACAAGACGGGGACGCTGACGCTGAACAAGATGGAGATCCAGGAGCAGTGCTTCACGTTCGAGGAGGGCAACGATCTGAAATCgacgctggtgctggcggcacTTGCTGCGAAGTGGCGCGAGCCGCCGCGTGATGCGCTGGACACGATGGTGCTGGGCGCGGCGGACCTGGACGAGTGCGACAACTACCAGCAGCTGAACTTTGTGCCGTTCGACCCGACGACGAAGCGCACTGCGGCGACGCTTGTGgaccggcgcagcggcgagaagTTCGACGTGACGAAGGGCGCGCCGCACGTGATCCTGCAGATGGTGTACAACCAGGACGAGATCAACGATGAGGTGGTGGACATCATCGACAGCCTGGCTGCGCGCGGTGTCCGCTGCCTGTCTGTGGCGAAGACGGATCAGCAGGGCCGCTGGCACATGGCCGGTATTCTGACGTTCCTGGACCCGCCGCGCCCGGACACGAAGGATACGATCCGTCGCAGCAAGGAGTACGGCGTGGACGTGAAGATGATCACTGGCGACCACTTGCTGATCGCAAAGGAGATGTGCCGCATGCTGGACCTCGACCCGAACATCCTGACGGCGGACAAGCTGCCGCAGATCAAGGACGCGAACGACCTGCCGGAAGACCTCGGCGAGAAGTACGGCGACATGATGCTGTCCGTTGGCGGGTTTGCGCAGGTGTTCCCGGAGCACAAGTTCATGATTgtggagacgctgcgccagcgcgggtACACGTGTGCGATGACGGGCGACGGCGTGAACGACGCGCCTGCGCTGAAGCGCGCCGACGTGGGCATTGCGGTGCACGGTGCGACGgatgctgcgcgcgctgcggcggacaTGGTGCTGACGGAGCCCGGTCTGagcgtggtggtggaggccaTGCTTGTCTCGCGTGAGGTGTTCCAGCGCATGCTGTCGTTCCTGACGTACCGCATCTCTGCGACGCTACAGCTTGTGTGCTTCTTCTTCATTGCGTGCTTCAGCCTGACGCCGAAGGCCTACGGCAGCGTGGATCCGCACTTCCAGTTCTTCCACCTGCCCGTGCTGATGTTCATGCTGATCACACTGCTGAACGACGGCTGCCTGATGACGATCGGCTACGACCACGTGATCCCGTCTGAGCGGCCGCAGAAGTGGAATTTGCCGGTGGTGTTCGTGAGCGCGTCGATCCTGGCGGCGGTCGCGTGTGGGTCgtcgctgatgctgctgtgGATCGGCCTGGAGGGCTACAGCTCGCAGTACTACGAGAACTCGTGGTTCCGCCACCTtggcctcgcgcagctgccgcagggCAAGCTGGTGACGATGATGTACCTGAAGATCTCGATTTCGGACTTCCTGACGCTGTTCTCGTCACGCACGGGTGGCCACTTCTTCTTCTCCATGGCGCCAAGCCCGATCCTGTTCTGTGGCGCGATCATCTCGCTACTGGTATCGACGATGGCTGCGTCGTTCTGGCACAAGTCGAGGCCGGACAACGTGCTGACGGAGGGTCTCGCGTGGGGCCAGACGAATgcggagaagctgctgccactgtgGGTGTGGATCTACTGCATTGTGTGGTGGATCGTGCAGGATGTCGTGAAGGTCTTGGCGCACATCTGCATGGACGCCGTGGACCTGTTTGGGTGCGTGTCAGAAGCTTCGGGCTCCGGGCCGATCAAGCCATACAGTGACGGCACGGAGGGTAACGGGGTCGCGCCGGTCAAGAAGTCTGCTGCGACGTCGGCGGAGAAGGCTCTGAACTTGAGCGTTTCCAGCGCGTCGCACAAGGCACTGGAGGGCATGCGGGAGGATACGCACGTGCCGAATGAGGGTGCCAGCCCCGTGAACGTGTACGTGTCCCGCGATAAGCAGTAg
- the H1A-1 gene encoding putative P-type H+-ATPase, translating into MSSKKYQLDAAAFEDKPESQSDEEMTPQKPQRRQSVLSKAVSEHDERATGPATDLLPPSKGLTTEEAEELLTKYGRNELPEKKTPSWLIYVRGLWGPMPAALWIAIIIEFALENWPDGAILLAIQIANATIGWYETIKAGDAVAALKNSLKPIATVYRDSKWQQIDAAVLVPGDLVKLASGSAVPADCSINEGVIDVDEAALTGESLPVTMGPEHMPKMGSNVVRGEVEGTVQYTGSLTFFGKTAALLQSVESDLGNIHVILRRVMFSLCAISFLLCMCCFIYLLARFYETFRHALQFAVVVLVVSIPIALEIVVTTTLAVGSKHLSKHKIIVTKLSAIEMMSGVNMLCSDKTGTLTLNKMEIQEQCFTFEEGNDLKSTLVLAALAAKWREPPRDALDTMVLGAADLDECDNYQQLNFVPFDPTTKRTAATLVDRRSGEKFDVTKGAPHVILQMVYNQDEINDEVVDIIDSLAARGVRCLSVAKTDQQGRWHMAGILTFLDPPRPDTKDTIRRSKEYGVDVKMITGDHLLIAKEMCRMLDLDPNILTADKLPQIKDANDLPEDLGEKYGDMMLSVGGFAQVFPEHKFMIVETLRQRGYTCAMTGDGVNDAPALKRADVGIAVHGATDAARAAADMVLTEPGLSVVVEAMLVSREVFQRMLSFLTYRISATLQLVCFFFIACFSLTPKAYGSVDPHFQFFHLPVLMFMLITLLNDGCLMTIGYDHVIPSERPQKWNLPVVFVSASILAAVACGSSLMLLWIGLEGYSSQYYENSWFRHLGLAQLPQGKLVTMMYLKISISDFLTLFSSRTGGHFFFSMAPSPILFCGAIISLLVSTMAASFWHKSRPDNVLTEGLAWGQTNAEKLLPLWVWIYCIVWWIVQDVVKVLAHICMDAVDLFGCVSEASGSGPIKPYSDGTEGNGVAPVKKSAATSAEKALNLSVSSASHKALEGMREDTHSPIEEASPVNVYVSRDKQ; encoded by the coding sequence ATGAGCTCCAAAAAGTACCAGCTGGACGCTGCCGCGTTCGAGGACAAGCCCGAGAGCCAGTCCGATGAGGAGATGACCCCACAGAAgcctcagcgccgccagtCTGTGCTGTCGAAGGCCGTGAGCGAGCATGATGAGCGCGCGACGGGGCCCGCGACAGACCTGCTACCGCCGTCGAAGGGCTTGAcgacagaggaggcggaggagctgctgacgAAGTACGGGCGCAACGAGCTGCCGGAGAAGAAGACGCCGAGCTGGCTGATCTATGTGCGCGGTCTGTGGGGCCCGATGCCTGCCGCGCTGTGGATTGCAATCATCATCGAGTTTGCGCTGGAGAACTGGCCCGACGGCGCCATCCTGCTCGCCATCCAGATCGCGAACGCGACGATTGGGTGGTACGAGACGATCAAGgccggcgacgccgttgctgccCTGAAGAACTCGCTGAAGCCGATCGCGACTGTGTACCGCGACTCGAAGTGGCAGCAGATTgacgcagcggtgctggtgcctgGCGACCTTGTGAAGCTTGCTTCTGGCTCCGCGGTGCCTGCGGACTGCAGCATCAACGAGGGCGTGATCGACGTGGACGAGGCTGCGCTAACGGGCGAGTCGCTGCCCGTGACGATGGGCCCGGAGCACATGCCGAAGATGGGGTCGAACGTTGTGCgcggcgaggtggagggcaCGGTGCAGTACACCGGCTCGCTGACGTTCTTCGGAAAaaccgccgcgctgctgcagtctGTGGAGTCGGATCTGGGCAACATCCACGTGATTCTCAGGCGTGTGATGTTCTCGCTGTGCGCGATCTCGTTCCTGCTGTGCATGTGCTGCTTCATCTACCTGCTGGCAAGGTTCTACGAGACGTtccgccacgcgctgcagttcgcggtggtggtgctggtggtgtcGATCCCGATTGCCCTGGAGATTGtggtgacgacgacgctggcggtggGGTCGAAGCACCTGTCGAAGCACAAGATCATCGTGACGAAGCTGTCGGCGATCGAGATGATGTCCGGCGTGAACATGCTGTGCTCGGACAAGACGGGGACGCTGACGCTGAACAAGATGGAGATCCAGGAGCAGTGCTTCACGTTCGAGGAGGGCAACGATCTGAAATCgacgctggtgctggcggcacTTGCTGCGAAGTGGCGCGAGCCGCCGCGTGATGCGCTGGACACGATGGTGCTGGGCGCGGCGGACCTGGACGAGTGCGACAACTACCAGCAGCTGAACTTTGTGCCGTTCGACCCGACGACGAAGCGCACTGCGGCGACGCTTGTGgaccggcgcagcggcgagaagTTCGACGTGACGAAGGGCGCGCCGCACGTGATCCTGCAGATGGTGTACAACCAGGACGAGATCAACGATGAGGTGGTGGACATCATCGACAGCCTGGCTGCGCGCGGTGTCCGCTGCCTGTCTGTGGCGAAGACGGATCAGCAGGGCCGCTGGCACATGGCCGGCATTCTGACGTTCCTGGACCCGCCGCGCCCGGACACGAAGGATACGATCCGTCGCAGCAAGGAGTACGGCGTGGACGTGAAGATGATCACTGGCGACCACTTGCTGATCGCAAAGGAGATGTGCCGCATGCTGGACCTCGACCCGAACATCCTGACGGCGGACAAGCTGCCGCAGATCAAGGACGCGAACGACCTGCCGGAAGACCTCGGCGAGAAGTACGGCGACATGATGCTGTCCGTTGGCGGGTTTGCGCAGGTGTTCCCGGAGCACAAGTTCATGATTgtggagacgctgcgccagcgcgggtACACGTGTGCGATGACGGGCGACGGCGTGAACGACGCGCCTGCGCTGAAGCGCGCCGACGTGGGCATTGCGGTGCACGGTGCGACGgatgctgcgcgcgctgcggcggacaTGGTGCTGACGGAGCCCGGTCTGagcgtggtggtggaggccaTGCTTGTCTCGCGTGAGGTGTTCCAGCGCATGCTGTCGTTCCTGACGTACCGCATCTCTGCGACGCTACAGCTTGTGTGCTTCTTCTTCATTGCGTGCTTCAGCCTGACGCCGAAGGCCTACGGCAGCGTGGATCCGCACTTCCAGTTCTTCCACCTGCCCGTGCTGATGTTCATGCTGATCACACTGCTGAACGACGGCTGCCTGATGACGATCGGCTACGACCACGTGATCCCGTCTGAGCGGCCGCAGAAGTGGAATTTGCCGGTGGTGTTCGTGAGCGCGTCGATCCTGGCGGCGGTCGCGTGTGGGTCgtcgctgatgctgctgtgGATCGGCCTGGAGGGCTACAGCTCGCAGTACTACGAGAACTCGTGGTTCCGCCACCTtggcctcgcgcagctgccgcagggCAAGCTGGTGACGATGATGTACCTGAAGATCTCGATTTCGGACTTCCTGACGCTGTTCTCGTCACGCACGGGTGGCCACTTCTTCTTCTCCATGGCGCCAAGCCCGATCCTGTTCTGTGGCGCGATCATCTCGCTACTGGTATCGACGATGGCTGCGTCGTTCTGGCACAAGTCGAGGCCGGACAACGTGCTGACGGAGGGTCTCGCGTGGGGCCAGACGAATgcggagaagctgctgccactgtgGGTGTGGATCTACTGCATTGTGTGGTGGATCGTGCAGGATGTCGTGAAGGTCTTGGCGCACATCTGCATGGACGCCGTGGACCTGTTTGGGTGCGTGTCAGAAGCTTCGGGCTCCGGGCCGATCAAGCCATACAGTGACGGCACGGAGGGTAACGGGGTCGCGCCGGTCAAGAAGTCTGCTGCGACGTCGGCGGAGAAGGCTCTGAACTTGAGCGTTTCCAGCGCGTCGCACAAGGCACTGGAGGGCATGCGGGAGGATACGCACTCGCCGATAGAGGAGGCCAGCCCCGTGAACGTGTACGTGTCCCGCGATAAGCAGTAg